DNA from Prunus persica cultivar Lovell chromosome G6, Prunus_persica_NCBIv2, whole genome shotgun sequence:
CCCCCCACTTCCCCAGAAAACCCAAGCCAACCTTTCAAAGATCCCCACCAAGCTTTCAAGTTTCAAGCTTTCACCTTTAGAATAGAACTTGGGGTTTGTCACCTGGTTTCTCCATTTCAGCTCCTCAATGGCAGCTCTCAATCTCTCCCAGGTCCAAACCCCGCACACCCATTAGCAGTTtctgagctctctctctctctctctctctcttcagtcCTCCAGAATATCATGAAATTTCcatttctcaaccaaatcccACATCAAGATTCCACTCCCATTGCCATTTCATAGCTTCCTGATCTGTTTCTGATATGCAAAACCCACTTTGCTAACCAAATCCCACATACCCAATttcactctcactctcactgAGCCAGTCCTCAACAAAATCCCAGATACAAATGTCATAACCCATTTTTCCAAATCCAGCATAAACCTCTCTTCTGTATCTTGGAATGCCAAAATCTGTAGAAAACCAAGATGGACCCAATACACAGAGCTTTAAGATCTGTACAAGGCTCTATCTCTGGCCACATTTAGCAACACCGATAAACCCTTTCAGCGATTTTGTTCTTGTGCCAATGAAGCGCTCGGTTCGTCCATTGTTTAGCCTTCTTATACTCATTGTGTTCGCTGCTACGCTGAGCTGTCGAACCGCGGTTCGCCATAGCTTGAGTTCGATTGAGCTTGAAAAGAAGGTACTAATCCAACCACCAAAGCCAGTGTTCAATGCCACTCTGCTCAAATACGCTGCCGTTGATGCAAGCGAAGCTCAAGCCAAGCAGGAAATAGAGCAACTGTTGGAGGGTAACTTTGCTAGTCTTGGTAGGTACAGGACTTTTGCTTCTTGGAGACGATTTAATCACCATGATATCAGAGCAAGGACCTCCGTTGGCTTACCGGTAATGCTTCGCTCTCCTCAATTCTATCGTTATTGGTTGGATTTTAGGAGAGTTTTGAGTGACTGGTCAAGAAACAAACGGTTTCACCCTGATGTTATGTTGGATTTAGTTAGGCTTGTTAGATATCCCATTGATAGGCACAATGGTTTGGTGGATTCAGAACAACGACGCTATTCCTCGTGTGCAGTTGTTGGGAATAGTGGGATCTTGTTGAAGAGTAATCATGGTGCTCTAATTGATAGTCATGAGGTAGTAATTCGATTGAACAATGCGAGGATTCAGGGTTTTGAGGGGAAAGTTGGgtcgaaaacaaatatttcGTTTGTAAATAGTAACATTTTGCATCTTTGTGCTAGGAGAGATGGTTGTTTTTGCCACCCTTACGGACTTAATGTGCCTATGATTATGTACATTTGTCAACCGCTGCATTTCTTCGATTACACGGTATGTAATATATCACACAAAGTGCCTTTGCTCGTGACTGATCCTCGGTTTGATGTGTTGTGTGCAAGGATTGTGAAGTACTATTCATTGAAACGGTTTGTGGAGGAGGCAGGGAAGTCGTTTGATCAGTGGGGGGCTGTTCATGATGGTGCTATGTTTCATTACTCTTCTGGTATGCAAGCTATTATGCTTGCTTTGGGAATTTGTGACAAAGTTAGTGTATTTGGATTTGGGAAGTCGGATTCAGCTAAGCATCATTATCATACAAATCAAAAGGCTGAGCTTCGGCTGCACGATTATCAGGCAGAGTATGATTTCTATCGCGATCTAGTTGAGAGACCACAGGTAATACCGTTCATTTCAGACAAGTTCAAGATTCCTCCTGTGGTTCTATATCAATGACATCTTGCCAGTTGAATCATATGTTTTTGTGGAATTAGTTGATGTGTTTCTCTGGTTGCAATTGTTGTATTCTTGTTGTAATAGTAGTCTCCCCAAAAGATACAGTCAAAGAAAAGCACAATTGTTGAAGATGTATGTTTCATACTTTGACCCTGTACTATCAAAGATAGTTTTGGGAAATATAATGTGTAAAATTGGAATCCAGATCAGGTACTCATTTGCTCTTTTTGAACTTTCTCGACTTGAATTCTTGGGAATTATATGCGTAATTAGGATATCTTTGGATTGTCAAACGTAAAAACAGCTTTA
Protein-coding regions in this window:
- the LOC18772972 gene encoding beta-1,6-galactosyltransferase GALT29A — protein: MPKSVENQDGPNTQSFKICTRLYLWPHLATPINPFSDFVLVPMKRSVRPLFSLLILIVFAATLSCRTAVRHSLSSIELEKKVLIQPPKPVFNATLLKYAAVDASEAQAKQEIEQLLEGNFASLGRYRTFASWRRFNHHDIRARTSVGLPVMLRSPQFYRYWLDFRRVLSDWSRNKRFHPDVMLDLVRLVRYPIDRHNGLVDSEQRRYSSCAVVGNSGILLKSNHGALIDSHEVVIRLNNARIQGFEGKVGSKTNISFVNSNILHLCARRDGCFCHPYGLNVPMIMYICQPLHFFDYTVCNISHKVPLLVTDPRFDVLCARIVKYYSLKRFVEEAGKSFDQWGAVHDGAMFHYSSGMQAIMLALGICDKVSVFGFGKSDSAKHHYHTNQKAELRLHDYQAEYDFYRDLVERPQVIPFISDKFKIPPVVLYQ